A region from the Actinomycetes bacterium genome encodes:
- a CDS encoding lysylphosphatidylglycerol synthase transmembrane domain-containing protein, producing the protein MLARRHPGVQAPRPEPPVRIRPATVLLLLGGLFAVHLLLPQVGELRQTLDALEHARWPWLVAALAAAAMSYPAAGLALVGSAGQELALGRTTAVQLAASFANPMAPAGLGGAGLNARYLERAGLSRAQATAAVAVNLAAGALIHVAALLAAAILTGHARTGEVRLPSRWPVLVAVVTVLTLAGVVVVWSPALRRRVLPRAVRARVLWPAWTGVRSLGATLRRPGKATRLLGGSAGVTACYILALYASLEAFGAHLPLARVAVVFLGGWAVASLSPTPGGLGAVEAALVAGLTAVGAPAGPAIAGVLTFRLLTFWLPVLPGWLAFRALRARGTV; encoded by the coding sequence ATGCTGGCGCGGCGCCACCCGGGCGTCCAGGCCCCCCGGCCGGAGCCGCCGGTCCGCATCCGGCCGGCTACCGTGCTGCTGCTGCTCGGCGGCCTGTTCGCCGTGCACCTGCTGCTGCCCCAAGTCGGGGAGCTGCGCCAGACGCTCGACGCGCTCGAGCACGCGCGCTGGCCCTGGCTGGTGGCCGCGCTGGCGGCGGCGGCGATGAGCTACCCTGCCGCCGGCCTGGCCCTGGTGGGCTCGGCCGGCCAGGAGCTGGCGCTCGGCCGCACCACCGCGGTGCAGCTCGCCGCGTCGTTCGCCAACCCGATGGCGCCCGCCGGTCTCGGCGGCGCCGGCCTCAACGCCCGCTACCTGGAACGCGCCGGGCTCAGCCGGGCCCAGGCCACCGCCGCGGTCGCGGTGAACCTCGCCGCCGGCGCGCTCATCCACGTCGCCGCCCTGCTGGCCGCGGCCATCCTGACCGGCCACGCCCGCACCGGCGAGGTCCGCCTGCCGAGCCGCTGGCCGGTGCTCGTCGCCGTCGTCACGGTGCTCACCCTGGCCGGCGTGGTGGTGGTCTGGTCGCCGGCCCTGCGCCGGCGTGTGCTGCCGCGGGCGGTGCGGGCACGGGTGCTGTGGCCGGCATGGACGGGGGTGCGCAGCCTGGGCGCGACCCTTCGCCGTCCGGGCAAGGCGACCCGGCTGCTCGGCGGGTCGGCCGGCGTGACCGCCTGCTACATCCTCGCGCTGTATGCCAGCCTGGAGGCGTTCGGCGCCCACCTCCCCCTGGCCAGGGTGGCCGTGGTCTTCCTGGGCGGCTGGGCGGTCGCCTCGCTCAGCCCAACCCCGGGTGGGCTGGGGGCGGTGGAGGCCGCGCTGGTGGCCGGGCTCACCGCGGTCGGCGCGCCCGCCGGGCCGGCGATCGCCGGTGTGCTGACGTTCCGGCTGCTGACGTTCTGGCTGCCCGTGCTACCGGGCTGGCTGGCCTTCCGCGCCCTGCGGGCCCGCGGCACCGTTTGA
- a CDS encoding serine/threonine-protein kinase: MGATEEAEPWAFAEGEEIEPGLHAWARLGDGRRCETWLAWSVAHWSPVTAKLPKPAFLGHPRAVASLRREADRLDGLAHPGLQRPLARRLDAARPHLLFEYVEGPTLGDLVDDAGPLSPIDTVLVGMQIAGALHYLHGCGLAHLDLKPGNVVLREGRPVVIDLELCRELGRPAPYGRARGTVDYMAPEQCRREPTAASMDLFALGVVLYEVVTGEPAYEAGRAEDGHVRPAQLAGHGRPAQLAARRPRAREVHSGVPVELDVLLWRLLDPDPTRRPPTAAALLGALAALLPPGDEGVWPGWATALLPPRG, encoded by the coding sequence GTGGGCGCCACGGAGGAAGCCGAGCCGTGGGCGTTCGCCGAGGGCGAGGAGATCGAGCCCGGGCTGCACGCCTGGGCGCGCCTTGGCGACGGGCGACGCTGCGAGACGTGGCTGGCCTGGTCGGTCGCGCACTGGAGCCCGGTCACGGCAAAGCTGCCCAAGCCGGCATTCCTCGGCCACCCGCGGGCCGTTGCCTCGCTGCGGCGCGAGGCCGACCGCCTGGACGGGCTGGCCCACCCCGGTCTCCAGCGACCGCTGGCACGGCGGCTCGACGCCGCCCGCCCGCACCTGCTCTTCGAGTACGTCGAAGGCCCCACCCTGGGCGACCTCGTCGACGACGCGGGACCGCTCAGCCCGATCGACACGGTGCTTGTCGGAATGCAGATCGCCGGCGCGCTGCACTACCTGCACGGCTGTGGCCTGGCACACCTCGACCTGAAGCCCGGCAACGTGGTGCTGCGCGAGGGGCGTCCCGTCGTCATCGACCTCGAGCTGTGCCGGGAGCTCGGCCGCCCTGCCCCATACGGCCGCGCGCGCGGAACGGTCGACTACATGGCGCCGGAGCAGTGCCGCCGCGAGCCGACCGCGGCGAGCATGGACCTGTTCGCCCTCGGCGTCGTGCTGTACGAGGTGGTCACCGGCGAGCCGGCCTACGAGGCGGGGCGGGCCGAGGACGGCCATGTCCGGCCGGCGCAGCTGGCCGGACATGGCCGCCCGGCGCAGCTGGCCGCGCGGCGCCCGCGGGCGCGCGAGGTGCACAGCGGGGTGCCCGTGGAGCTGGACGTCCTGCTGTGGCGGCTGCTGGACCCCGACCCGACCCGGCGGCCGCCGACCGCGGCGGCGCTTCTCGGCGCGCTCGCCGCCCTGCTGCCTCCTGGTGACGAGGGAGTGTGGCCGGGCTGGGCGACCGCGCTGCTGCCGCCCAGAGGGTGA